In the Arachis hypogaea cultivar Tifrunner chromosome 20, arahy.Tifrunner.gnm2.J5K5, whole genome shotgun sequence genome, tctttttcttttcttcatccaTTGCTTCTAAACCCTTCAAAAACCCGCAATTCTCCATCGAACCCTAAATTTGttatctttttgttctttttcttcttctccttcttcacgTTCTCCTTTTCAGCCTCAGATTCTCCTTTTCAATCCACTTACATTCGCCTCTGCGACAACCTCGTCACCGCATTCCCGATCCGCCCCAATGCCGCCGCAACCTCCTCCGCTGCCATCGCCGACTCCCTCCGCTTCCAAACTGGCTACTTCACCAGCGCCCACCGCCTCTTCAACCGATCCGCCGCCTCCGACTACTCCAAGCGCCTCAATTTCCGCGTCACCTCCATTCGCATTACCCAAAACGACGACGTTTTCGAGCTCCGAGGCCAAATACTTCTTCAGCAGCGTCGGCCCAACACGAATTATAGAAGGTCGCTGAGGAAGGTTTACCGAGGTCACAGAGTTACGAATTGGGGAGTTTCACAGTGGATTCGAGCTACTCTCAGGGGGTTCTGGTCACGTTCTTCTGGTAAGCTTTGCATGCTTGGAACAGGATCTTATGGTTACAAGGTGATTAATGCTAATGTTGTTCTTAAGCTTAGTTACCCTTTGGATTTGAATGTTTTGGATCCTTTGGTTAGTGGAACCCTAGAAAGCTTTGATGACAAGAGTAGCTTGAATTACTTTGAACCTATTTCAATATTGGCTTTGTCTCAGGGTTCGGATTATAGGTTTACACTAGTTGGGAATGAGAATGGTGGTTGTGTTGGAGGATCTGATGGGGAGAATTTGCCCCTTGGAGACCTTAGCAAAGGAGCCTGCACTGTGTTTCGCGGACGGATGGATCAGTTTGAATTGGAATATGGTAGTCACTGTGGTGATGTTAATTGCAACCCTATTGGTTCCGGTGCCCAGAAGTTGCCGGATTTCTTGTATTTTTATGGTAGCAGATGTGCGACAAGACGAAGGGTTCAAATGTTGTTGGGTTTTCCTGACACCAGTTACCATGGTTTTATGTTTCCATTTTATCCTAATACAACGTTGATATCCGAGGGTGTGTGGGATGAGAAGGAGAATCGGCTTTGTGCATCTGCTTGCCGGATATTGAACTTCACAGGAGATTTAGGTAATCCTTATGTTGGAGATTGCTCAATTAAGCTTGCGCTGAGATTTCCTGCGGTTTTGTCGTTGAGAAACAGGAGTTCTGCTTTGGGCCAGATTTGGAGTGACAAAGGGATTGGTGATTCTGGTTACTTCGGTAAAGTTGGATTTAAGAGCTCCTTCAAGTCTGCAAGGGGTCTTCAAGGTTTCCAATATGTGTATACTGAGATTGAAAGGGTAAGAAAATATTGTGGAGGAAAGATGAATgatagggggaagggaagaaagaagTATCCAGATGGATATTCTTCTGATATGCGATTTAGCATGACCGTTAGAAGCAACAAAGGACAAGTAGCTTCTGGTTACTCATCACCACTATTTGTTGGGGAAGAGAGCTATGAAGGAAGGCTATATGGGGTTCCAACAAAGATGGGAAAGCTGAAATCACCAAGGACTGGATCAGATAATTATAGCAGTTTGTTGAACGTCAGCTATACAATGAACTTTAACCCTCCACCTGATTTCAACCTCACTGGTCAAATCTCTTCAGGTGAAGTTAAAATTAGTGCTGAAGGAATCTACAATAGGAATACTGGAAATTTGTGTATGACAGGATGTAGGAATTTGAGATCAAATGGCAAAATACTGATGAAGAATGAGTCAATGGACTGTGAAATAGTAATTAATGTCCAGTTTTCTGCATTGAATGCAAAGCGACGTGACTCTGTTAAAGGAACTATAGAGAGCACTAGACTAAAGTCTGATCCTTTCTATTTTGGTCCTCTTCAGCTGTCTTCAAGTTCCATTTACACGAGTCAGGCAGATGCATCAATCTGGAGAATGGATTTTGAGATTGTTATGTTGTTGATATCAAACACACTTGCATGTTTACTTGTAGGATTGCAACTCTTACATGTGAGAAAGCACCCAGAAGTGCTTCCTTACATTTCGGTTGTGATGTTGCTTGTTATTACTCTAGGTCACATGATTCCCCTGATTTTGAACTTCGGAACCTTGTTTAGCCACAGCCAGCAGACTGTGTTTCTTGGGAGTGAAGGTTGGTTTCAAGTGAATGAAGTAGTTGTGAGGATGGTGACAATGATTGCTTTCCTTCTCGAGCTGCGTCTTCTCCATTTGACCTGGTCTTCGAGACAGCATGAAGGAAGCCAGCCAGGTTTGTGGGTTTCCGAGAAAAAGGTTCTTTGTATGACTCTACCATTGTACGTTGGTGGCACACTCGTTGCTTGGTTCGTGCATATATGGAAGAGTGGTCACAAGAAAGGATCTAGATCATTTCGGCTATCACGCCACAGGTTTAAGTTTCCTCTTGGTCAAGCTTACCAGTCTCCTTCCATCTTGGAAGACTTAAAATCCTATGCTGGTTTGCTCCTCGACGGTTTTCTGCTCCCACAAATAATATTTAACATAACATCCAAAGCAGAAGGGAATACTCTGGCATCTTCTTTTTATGTGGGAACAACCATTGTTCGGATACTGCCCCATGCATATGATCTTTACAGGGCTCACACTACTGCATGGTTCCTTGATTCATCATATATCTATGCAAACCACAGAATGGGTTTTTACTCCACTGCGTGGGACATTGTAATACCATGCGGTGGTGTTCTGTTTGCAGTCCTTGTATACTTACAACAGAGATTTGGCAGCAGGTGCATTCTTCCAAAGAGGTTTAGAGAGAGTTCTGTATATGAGAAAGTACCTGCTATTGGTAATGATGAATTGTGATAGCTTAAACTGATATAATATTATTGATTGCAGTATGTATAATGATTTGTAGCCTCCAAATTTTTGAGCTATGGATGGCATAGATTGCAGTGTCACATACACAGTTCACATTATAGCAACAGAGGATTTTTTGGCCCTGCAGGCGGCTTATCATATCTTGTTACACAAATTTTGCCCccgttattattactattttttctttAGCTTCCTTGATCTCGAAGGATGTATCACTGCAAAAGAAAGAgagcttttatttttctctcatttGTTATCCCCTAATCAAACACCAGAGTCAACATCAATCTGTAATGTTGTCGTTTCTTTCTTGGTCTGGAATTTCTAATGTTATCTGATCTTCACATCACTTCACACGGGCAGGAacctttatttatttaaaataaataataaataaattcaaaatgttaTCTGATACTAGAGGTTCAAACTTCATGGTCACTAGCAAAAGGTTAAGAATTTgagatttatatataataattttaacgTGTCCAATATTTGCAGCAGCTGTCAAACGAAAGTAGAAGAGCCTAGAAAATCAATGAAGATGTGACAATGAAGTATATAGTTACATAAGGTTGCACTCTAACAAGATGTACAGcaagttgattgataattatAATACTCTACAGAATATTGGGTGATTGTACATAAGCTATCACTATTTCGAAGAGAAGGCTAAGCCTGTTTGAGAAAGCACAACCTGAAAAATAAATGCCAAGTTTTGAATTAGAATTCTATTAAGAACTgttagaagaaatattttttgCAGGTAAGTTTCATATACCATCAACTAATAACAATCATACATGACATAACTTCAGGTAGAAAAAAGCGCATAAAAAATCAATCATGCAGTTTCTTCTGTGAATATTGTAGCAATTAGCAAAGAGAATTGAAGGAGAATTTAGATGGCCCAAAACGGAGTATTTATTCATTCAATAAAACAATGGCCTTCACATTCAACATGATTTATCAGCATTTCAACAGCAGCTACATGACTTGTTGCTTAACTGAAATTGATTGAAAATGAAGCTATGAAAAGAATCTAGTGCTTTTGGTCTGTACATACATGGGTTTATATGTAGGCATCCGTTCATCATGGTTACAAACAGTCAAAGTCGCCACCTGATGCTAGTGTCTAGTTGTCCATAACCTTCTCTCTATTTCTTTTACAGGTCCAATAACATGTTACAGGATTCTTGACAAAACTACGTGGGCAACTACAGAAACCCATCTCTCACCAGCAATGCCGTAACCTTTGTCTTTGGTGTGACCTGCAAATGCATATTATCAAACTAACGTAAGCAAAACATACATATTCGTATATTACTATCTAAATACCAAAACTTCCAAGTTACAATTTTGTAGTTCATGCTTTCAGGGCTAGTTTCAGTTTAATTGGTATGATTCAACTTCAGAGTACTACTACTAATTAGCATAGACAATATCCAAGTATCCAAAGATAATACTACTAAAAG is a window encoding:
- the LOC112785313 gene encoding uncharacterized protein; the protein is MDSISSSFSFLHPLLLNPSKTRNSPSNPKFVIFLFFFFFSFFTFSFSASDSPFQSTYIRLCDNLVTAFPIRPNAAATSSAAIADSLRFQTGYFTSAHRLFNRSAASDYSKRLNFRVTSIRITQNDDVFELRGQILLQQRRPNTNYRRSLRKVYRGHRVTNWGVSQWIRATLRGFWSRSSGKLCMLGTGSYGYKGSDYRFTLVGNENGGCVGGSDGENLPLGDLSKGACTVFRGRMDQFELEYGSHCGDVNCNPIGSGAQKLPDFLYFYGSRCATRRRVQMLLGFPDTSYHGFMFPFYPNTTLISEGVWDEKENRLCASACRILNFTGDLGNPYVGDCSIKLALRFPAVLSLRNRSSALGQIWSDKGIGDSGYFGKVGFKSSFKSARGLQGFQYVYTEIERVRKYCGGKMNDRGKGRKKYPDGYSSDMRFSMTVRSNKGQVASGYSSPLFVGEESYEGRLYGVPTKMGKLKSPRTGSDNYSSLLNVSYTMNFNPPPDFNLTGQISSGEVKISAEGIYNRNTGNLCMTGCRNLRSNGKILMKNESMDCEIVINVQFSALNAKRRDSVKGTIESTRLKSDPFYFGPLQLSSSSIYTSQADASIWRMDFEIVMLLISNTLACLLVGLQLLHVRKHPEVLPYISVVMLLVITLGHMIPLILNFGTLFSHSQQTVFLGSEGWFQVNEVVVRMVTMIAFLLELRLLHLTWSSRQHEGSQPGLWVSEKKVLCMTLPLYVGGTLVAWFVHIWKSGHKKGSRSFRLSRHRFKFPLGQAYQSPSILEDLKSYAGLLLDGFLLPQIIFNITSKAEGNTLASSFYVGTTIVRILPHAYDLYRAHTTAWFLDSSYIYANHRMGFYSTAWDIVIPCGGVLFAVLVYLQQRFGSRCILPKRFRESSVYEKVPAIGNDEL